Proteins encoded within one genomic window of Solibaculum mannosilyticum:
- a CDS encoding polysaccharide biosynthesis tyrosine autokinase: MYEQNTSATPSPTTLRYFRQLKKSWWIPTILLVIFAVAGFLFAQLTYKPTYSSIGSFWLQIYSTNENDQTKLVMSDIQAATGLAQTYQYFLTGADTIDYVLEESGLDLNPSQVKKMVSISQATGSVLELKVTASDPETAYRLAVAYMGAIDIVVNPKDDSSGSGTAFVNSVQKIQPRMPQGPNTDYKKILYPAAGALLGLAVGLFLVWVLTRVSHTIQSEDDVYDFLPVKLFASIPTIGSRSRSRKGNSSLLISPRSDFSYVEAYKSLRVRVESLAAERGYKKFIVTSTLADEGKSTVAANLAIALAQKGKKVLLIDVDLRRPTQHNLFQQTTYRNKGLSDILTGSVYPMDAIHHNEKYGVYILYSGKPTDQASELLGNDLMNEFFKIVEPNFDFIIIDTPPAHVVSDAMTIRRFVDATILVVRQDFTPASTIRHTLEDLDSEETPVIGCVFNGVARPNRLLGYGRYSSYYYDYRESDSSQSQSSKKKQRITRNG; this comes from the coding sequence ATGTACGAACAGAATACTTCTGCAACGCCTAGCCCCACCACCCTGCGCTATTTCCGACAGCTTAAAAAATCTTGGTGGATTCCTACCATCTTATTGGTAATCTTTGCAGTGGCGGGCTTCCTGTTTGCCCAACTGACTTATAAGCCAACCTATTCTTCCATCGGTTCCTTCTGGTTGCAAATTTACAGTACCAATGAAAACGATCAGACCAAACTGGTGATGAGCGATATCCAGGCCGCTACCGGTTTGGCCCAGACTTACCAGTACTTTCTGACCGGCGCCGATACCATCGATTATGTGCTGGAAGAAAGCGGCTTGGATCTCAACCCCTCTCAGGTTAAGAAGATGGTATCCATCAGCCAGGCCACCGGCAGCGTGCTGGAGCTGAAGGTCACTGCCTCCGATCCGGAAACAGCTTATCGTCTGGCTGTGGCCTATATGGGCGCCATTGATATTGTGGTAAACCCAAAAGATGATTCCTCCGGATCAGGTACGGCCTTTGTCAACTCCGTGCAGAAGATCCAGCCCCGTATGCCCCAGGGCCCCAATACCGATTATAAAAAGATTTTGTACCCGGCGGCCGGCGCCCTGTTGGGATTGGCTGTCGGCCTGTTCCTGGTCTGGGTCCTGACCCGTGTCTCCCACACCATCCAGAGTGAAGACGATGTTTATGACTTCCTCCCGGTCAAACTGTTTGCCTCCATCCCCACCATCGGATCCAGAAGCCGTTCCCGGAAGGGCAATTCCAGCTTGCTGATCTCTCCCCGGTCGGACTTCTCTTACGTGGAAGCCTACAAAAGCCTGCGCGTCCGTGTGGAGAGCCTTGCCGCCGAACGGGGTTATAAGAAATTTATCGTCACCAGCACCTTGGCCGATGAAGGTAAATCCACAGTGGCGGCTAATTTGGCCATCGCTTTGGCTCAGAAGGGCAAAAAAGTTCTTTTGATAGACGTTGACCTCCGCCGCCCCACACAGCACAACCTGTTCCAGCAGACAACTTACCGCAACAAGGGCCTGTCCGATATCCTGACCGGTTCCGTTTACCCTATGGACGCCATCCATCACAATGAAAAATACGGCGTCTATATCCTCTACAGCGGCAAGCCTACCGATCAGGCTTCTGAATTGCTTGGCAACGATCTGATGAACGAATTCTTTAAGATTGTGGAACCCAACTTCGATTTTATCATCATCGATACCCCGCCTGCTCATGTAGTATCCGACGCCATGACCATCCGACGCTTTGTCGACGCCACCATCCTGGTTGTCCGGCAGGACTTCACCCCTGCCAGTACCATCCGCCACACCCTGGAGGATCTGGATTCTGAAGAAACTCCTGTGATCGGCTGTGTGTTCAACGGTGTGGCCCGTCCCAACCGTCTGCTGGGATACGGCCGATACAGCTCCTATTATTACGACTACAGAGAGTCGGATTCATCCCAATCCCAGAGTTCGAAAAAGAAACAGCGCATTACCCGCAATGGGTAA
- the gpr gene encoding GPR endopeptidase has product MMFRTDLAVECRELAGKSLPAGVSYHEEIREDIKTISMHIQDDQGSHALGKPKGHYITVETPPFSEAGEDIDARLTAVSQALSSLLPKDGCILVVGLGNSAITPDALGPRTASRILATRHLKGEFVRAAGLDGLRSVAVLSPGVLGQTGMETGELLAGIVQHIHPSAVIAVDALASRSLDRLGCTVQLSDTGITPGAGVGNRRALINQESLGVPVIAMGVPTVVDALTLAADLTHPMPDDEPTIRKKIEPQGRGMVVTPKEIDLLIDRAAFLLSLSINAALQPTLSPQDLLSLVS; this is encoded by the coding sequence ATGATGTTTCGTACCGATTTGGCCGTGGAATGCCGGGAACTGGCGGGAAAATCCCTGCCGGCCGGTGTCAGCTACCACGAAGAAATAAGAGAAGATATCAAAACCATCTCCATGCATATCCAAGACGATCAAGGCAGCCATGCCCTTGGAAAGCCTAAAGGACACTATATTACAGTCGAAACTCCTCCCTTCTCGGAAGCCGGCGAGGATATCGATGCACGTCTGACAGCCGTATCCCAAGCCCTCTCCTCCCTTTTGCCCAAAGACGGTTGTATCCTCGTGGTGGGACTGGGCAATTCCGCCATTACGCCTGATGCCCTCGGTCCCCGCACAGCTTCCAGGATCCTGGCCACCCGTCATTTAAAAGGGGAATTCGTCCGCGCCGCCGGGCTGGACGGCCTTCGCTCTGTAGCGGTACTTTCCCCCGGCGTATTGGGCCAGACAGGCATGGAGACCGGTGAATTGCTTGCCGGCATTGTACAGCACATCCACCCTTCAGCCGTGATCGCTGTGGACGCGCTGGCCTCCCGCAGTCTGGACCGGTTGGGATGTACTGTTCAGCTGTCCGATACCGGCATTACCCCTGGCGCCGGCGTGGGCAATCGCCGCGCACTCATTAATCAGGAGTCTTTGGGAGTGCCTGTCATCGCTATGGGCGTTCCCACGGTAGTGGATGCCCTCACTTTGGCCGCTGATCTGACTCACCCTATGCCGGACGATGAACCCACTATCCGCAAAAAAATCGAACCTCAGGGACGGGGGATGGTGGTCACGCCCAAGGAAATCGATCTCCTTATCGATCGGGCGGCTTTTCTGTTATCCCTTTCCATCAACGCCGCCTTACAGCCCACGCTCTCCCCTCAGGACCTTCTGTCTCTGGTCTCCTGA
- a CDS encoding glycosyltransferase family 4 protein — protein MVKMAFFHDHPMIRDEEGNHYALNLPYTLWRDRYLPCFDRITVVCRLKDSSTMTPAQKKGYSRADGPHVTIRPAVAYHSPPDAVTHHKEIVQHIREVLSEADCAVIRMPSVIGALACREAIRMGKPWALEEVACAWDSLWNYGRLSGKLFAPVLFLINRHYAKKAPRVVYVTQNFLQGRYPSRGIQTGVSNVFINAPGPEVLEKRLKRIQNGPSPLQFGLMGSLDVKFKGHETALKALGSIKDKLPPFQLRFLGGGDPQQWKPLVQSLGLSDRVIFCGTLPAGEAVLNWMDETDIFLCPSLQEGLPRGLVEAMSRGCPSLGAVTGGIPELLGDAYLHSKKDWRKLAGQIVRLTQHPEEMQQCARDNFAVASTFSKEVLDQKRFAFWKAYAQEVEQSLAK, from the coding sequence ATGGTAAAAATGGCTTTTTTCCACGACCATCCTATGATTCGGGATGAGGAGGGCAATCACTATGCCCTTAACCTGCCCTATACCCTGTGGAGGGATCGGTATCTGCCTTGTTTTGACCGCATTACGGTGGTATGCCGGCTCAAGGACAGTTCTACTATGACTCCAGCTCAGAAAAAAGGGTACAGCCGTGCAGACGGCCCTCATGTGACAATCCGTCCGGCCGTCGCCTATCACAGTCCCCCAGACGCTGTCACGCATCACAAAGAGATCGTACAGCATATCCGGGAAGTCTTGTCGGAGGCCGACTGCGCCGTCATCCGCATGCCAAGCGTCATCGGCGCTTTGGCCTGCCGGGAAGCCATCCGCATGGGAAAACCCTGGGCACTGGAGGAAGTCGCCTGCGCTTGGGATTCCCTGTGGAATTACGGACGCTTGTCCGGTAAGCTCTTTGCCCCTGTTTTATTCCTCATCAACCGGCATTATGCGAAAAAAGCTCCGCGGGTGGTGTATGTCACCCAGAATTTCTTACAGGGACGCTATCCTTCCCGCGGTATCCAAACCGGCGTTTCCAATGTATTTATCAACGCTCCCGGTCCGGAGGTTCTGGAAAAGCGTCTTAAACGCATCCAGAACGGTCCTTCTCCCCTTCAGTTTGGCCTCATGGGGTCGCTGGACGTCAAGTTTAAAGGACATGAGACAGCTTTAAAAGCTCTGGGATCCATAAAGGATAAACTTCCTCCCTTTCAGCTTCGATTTCTGGGAGGCGGCGATCCCCAGCAATGGAAACCCTTGGTTCAGTCACTGGGGCTGTCGGATCGGGTGATATTCTGCGGCACCCTGCCGGCAGGCGAAGCTGTTTTAAATTGGATGGATGAAACCGATATCTTCCTGTGCCCCAGCCTTCAGGAGGGACTTCCTCGAGGACTTGTTGAAGCCATGAGCAGAGGTTGTCCGTCTTTAGGCGCTGTCACAGGCGGCATCCCGGAGCTCCTGGGAGACGCTTATCTTCATTCTAAAAAGGATTGGCGTAAACTGGCGGGTCAAATTGTCCGCCTGACCCAGCATCCGGAGGAAATGCAGCAGTGTGCTCGGGACAATTTTGCTGTGGCTTCTACTTTTTCAAAAGAAGTGCTGGATCAGAAACGTTTTGCTTTCTGGAAAGCATACGCGCAAGAGGTGGAACAAAGTCTCGCAAAATAA